The Thermotoga neapolitana DSM 4359 sequence GGGATCGACTCCAAAATACTCGGCGATTCCACCGCAGACACCCGCTATGATCCTGTTCTTTTTCGATCTTTTCAGCTGATTCATAAACATCCCCCCTTTTAGGGAATTCTAACACAGAAGAAATTAGATTTTCCTTATTTTATGGTAAAATTCTTCCCAAAGAAGGTGAGACGATGAGGTGCAGACTGGGACTGAAAGAATGCCCGAAAAACGATGCGGGAATCCTTCGTTGTTTTCCAAAAATCGAACAACCCTTTGGAATGGTGATATTCGGTGCTTCGGGTGATCTGACGAAACGAAAACTCGTTCCGGCACTGAACAGGTTGTTTGAAGCCGAAATCTTACCGGAGCGCTTCTTTGTTCTCGGTGCAGCAAGAACGAGGATGGGTGATGAGGAATTCAGATCCAGATTCAACACCCAGCCCGATCTTCTGAAACGCTTCAGCTACACAAGGGTAGACTATCAAAACCCCGATACCTTTAAGTCGCTGAAAAGAGTCGTTGACGACCTCATGAAAAGATTCGGAGTCAGGAATTTGATCTTCTACCTCTCTGTTCCACCCGATGTGTACGTTCCCATAATCGAAAACCTCTCAAAGGCCGGCTTGAACACAGAAACATCCCGCATTGTGATAGAAAAACCGTTTGGAAAGGACCTGAAATCCGCAAGAGAACTGGAGCAGGTGCTTCAGAGATCCTTTGGTGAACACCAGATATTCAGGATCGATCATTACCTTGGAAAGGAAACCGTTCAAAACATCCTGGTGTTCAGGTTCGCAAACTTCATATTCGAGGAGATATGGAACAACAAGTTCGTGGATCACGTTCAGATCACGATAGCAGAGGGTATCGGTGTGGAACACAGGGCGGGATATTTTGAAAACACAGGACTTCTCAGAGACATCTTTCAAAACCACATGCTTCAGATCCTCGCACTCATCACCATGGAACCTCCTTCTTCCTTCAACGGGGAAAGCTTCAGAAGTGAAAGGGTGAAACTTCTCAGATCTATCAGACCGTTTCCCGTGGAAGATCTCGAAAACTGGATCGTCAGGGGACAGTACGGAAGAGGAACTGTGAACGGAAGAGTCGTTCCCGCTTATAGAGAAGAGCCGGGGGTGTCGAAGAATTCCAGTGTCGAAACGTTTGTTGCCATGAAACTCTTCATAGACAACTGGAGATGGAGCGGCGTGCCCTTCTACCTGAGGGCGGGAAAGCGACTTCCAAAGAAAGTGACGGAGGTGGCGGTGGTTTTCAAGAGGATTCCGCACTCGATATTCCCCAACGTACCCTCAAAAGACCTCGAACCCAACACGATCATTTTCACCATACAACCAAACGAGGCGATCTCTCTGGAGTTTCAGGTGAAAAGACCATGTCCCGGTATGACCCCTCAACTTCTCAGTATGGACTTCAGATACGAGGACTACTTCGGAGTGAAACTCCCGGACGCCTACGAAAGACTTCTTCTGGATGTGATACTCGGGGATACGACGCTTTTCATGAGAAGGGATGATCTTGAAGTCTCATGGGAACTCCTCGATCCTGTTTTGAAGGCATGGGAGAGCGATCCGGTGCGCTTCGAACCTCACATCTATCCATCCGGAACCTGGGGCCCGAAGGAAGCAGATCTTCTCATAGAAAGGGATGGCAGAAGATGGCGAAGACCGTGATATACGTACTCGATGAAGGATACATCGAATTCGCTGTAGAAAAAATCCACGGAAAGTTGAAAAAACTCCTCGAAGAAAAAGAGAGGATCTATGTCGTTCTGGCAGGAGGGAAGACCCCTCTTCCCGTTTATGAAAGACTGGCAGATCTGAACCTCCCATGGAACCGCATTCATTTCTTCTTGAGCGATGAACGGTACGTTCCTCTCGACTCGGATCAGAGCAACTTCAAAAACATAAACGGGGTTCTTTTCAGTAGAATAGAAGTCCCCTCCGAAAACATCCACTTCGTTGATACCTCCCTTCCTGTTGAGAAAGCCTGTGAAAGGTACGAGATGGAGATAAGAACGGCAGGTCAATTCGATCTTTCCATCCTCGGAATGGGGCCTGATGGACACGTTGCCTCCATTTTCGATCCGAAGACGGGAAAGATTGAAAGAGCGGTAACCTTCACCCCGCCGTCTGGCGATCCGATGGTTCCAAGGATCACCATGACCTTCAGGGCTTTGAACTCCTCCCGGTACGTCCTTTTTCTCATCAGGGGAAAAGAGAAAAAGAACAGACTGGCCGACATCCTGAAAGGAGTACCACTTTCCGCAAGTTTCGTGAAAGGCAGAGAGAAAACCGTCTGGTTCGTGGAGGAATAATTCGGAATTTGAAGGTTATTCCAATATGTGGTATTATTATGAAAAAAGAAAAGCGAGGTCGGGGACAGTGATCTCTGAAAGAATCTTTAAACCAGCCTTCAAATTGTTCAAGCGACGAACAGGTTTGCTGGCTTTCATTGGAATGGTCATTCTTCTGTTCTACGTCTTTCTTGCAATCTTTGCACCGCTCATCGCACCCTATGATCCCACCGTTCGTGTGGGAAGGTCCCTTCAACCTCCTTCTGAGAAGCACCTGTTCGGAACGGACAACCTTGGTCGTGACATCTTCAGCAGGGTTATATACGGCTCAAGGATCGCCCTCATGGTGGCGTTCTTTGCCGTTCTCATAGCGTCTGCCATAGGTATTCCTCTGGGACTCCTTTCCGGTTACATCGGAGGTATTTTTGATCGCGTTTTGACTCTAGTGATGGACGCTATCTACTCTTTTCCTGGTCTGATCCTTGCCATAGCGGTCGCAGCAGTGCTGGGACCGGGGATAATGAACATAGCCGTTTCCATAGCCGTTGTCTATGCTCCCACCTATTTCAGGGTGGTCAGGAACCAGGTTGCAAGCGTGAAAAACGAACTCTACGTGGAGGCGGCAAGAGCCCTCGGTGCGAGGGACTGGGAGATCCTCGTGAAATACGTGCTTCCCAACGTGCTTCCCTCTGTTGTGGTGGTCCTCTCCATGAACCTTGCGGATGCGATCATGACGGAAGCAGGTCTCAGCTTCCTTGGACTTGGAATAGCACCTCCCACCCCGGACTGGGGATTCGATCTGAGCAACGGTCAGAGGTTCATCCTGAGCAGGGCCTGGTGGGGCGTTCTGTTTCCTGGTCTTGCCATCATCACGTCCGTTCTTGGCTTTTCCATGTTCAGCGAGGGAATGAGTGAGATCATAAACCCGAACGTTGGGGAGAGAAGCAAATGAAGGTGCTCGAATTGAAGAACGTAAGCGTGAGGTATCGAACGGAGAAGGGTTTTGTAAGGGCTGTTGAGAATGTTTCTTTCGACCTGGAGAAGGGAGAAACGCTGGGACTTGTTGGTGAGTCCGGCTGTGGAAAATCGACCCTCGGCTTTGCCATCATGAAACTTCTTCCAGAGGGAACCATCGTGGAAGGAAGTATAAAGGTGGACGGAATAGATGTTTCTTCGCTGTCGAACGAGGAGATGAGGAAAATCAGAGGTTCGAAGGTTTCCATGATATTCCAGGATCCGATGACATCGCTCAACCCAATCCTCAGAATAGGAGACCACTTTGTGGAGATGATACTCACACACAGGCCCGATCTCAGTGAAGAAGAGGCCAGAGAACTTGCGGCTAGTGCCCTTGAAGACGTTGGTATAAACAGAAACAGGTTGAGGGATTATCCGTTTCAGTTCAGCGGCGGCATGAGGCAGAGGGTGATGATCGCTCTCTCCATAGTTCTGAATCCAGCCGTTCTGATAGCGGACGAGCCCACAACGTCTCTGGACGTGATCGTACAGGCCCAGATAATGGAGCTACTTGAGAAACTCTCCAGAGAACACAGCACATCCATGATACTGATAACCCACGACATGGGACTGGTCGCCGAAGCGGCAGATAGAATCGGTGTGATGTACGCAGGCCATCTGGTGGAACTGGCAACCAAGGAAAGGATCTTCACCGAGCCCCTTCATCCCTACACAGTGGCACTGCTGGAGTCCATACCGAACACCGATATAAACGACAGGGAACTGAAGTACATACCTGGCTCTCCCCCCGATCTGTCGAATCCACCGAAGGGTTGTAGATTCGCTCCAAGGTGTGAAAAGGCGATGAAGATCTGTCGAGAAAAAGAGCCTCCGGAGTTCGAAGTGGACGGAACGCGTGTGAAATGCTGGCTCTATGGAGGAGATCGGAATGGCTCTGATTGAAGTGAAAGACCTGAAGAAGCACTTTCCTGTAAGGCGCGGACCGATCGATGCGATACTGAGAAAACCAAAAAAGTACGTGAAAGCGGTCGATGGTGTGAGTTTTCGTATCGAAGAAGGAAAGAGTCTGGGACTGGTGGGGGAGTCCGGTTCCGGAAAGACCACAACCGGTAGAGTAATTCTGAGACTGGAAGAGCCGACTGCTGGCACAATACTGTTCGATGGAAAAGACATCACGAAACTCTCAAAGGAAGAGATGAGAAAACTCAGAAAGGAAATGCAGATCATCTTCCAGGATCCGATGGCCTCGCTTAATCCGTACATGAGGGTGGGAAAAGCAATAGAACACGCCCTTGAGATACACGGAATCGGTGA is a genomic window containing:
- the zwf gene encoding glucose-6-phosphate dehydrogenase translates to MRCRLGLKECPKNDAGILRCFPKIEQPFGMVIFGASGDLTKRKLVPALNRLFEAEILPERFFVLGAARTRMGDEEFRSRFNTQPDLLKRFSYTRVDYQNPDTFKSLKRVVDDLMKRFGVRNLIFYLSVPPDVYVPIIENLSKAGLNTETSRIVIEKPFGKDLKSARELEQVLQRSFGEHQIFRIDHYLGKETVQNILVFRFANFIFEEIWNNKFVDHVQITIAEGIGVEHRAGYFENTGLLRDIFQNHMLQILALITMEPPSSFNGESFRSERVKLLRSIRPFPVEDLENWIVRGQYGRGTVNGRVVPAYREEPGVSKNSSVETFVAMKLFIDNWRWSGVPFYLRAGKRLPKKVTEVAVVFKRIPHSIFPNVPSKDLEPNTIIFTIQPNEAISLEFQVKRPCPGMTPQLLSMDFRYEDYFGVKLPDAYERLLLDVILGDTTLFMRRDDLEVSWELLDPVLKAWESDPVRFEPHIYPSGTWGPKEADLLIERDGRRWRRP
- the pgl gene encoding 6-phosphogluconolactonase, which produces MAKTVIYVLDEGYIEFAVEKIHGKLKKLLEEKERIYVVLAGGKTPLPVYERLADLNLPWNRIHFFLSDERYVPLDSDQSNFKNINGVLFSRIEVPSENIHFVDTSLPVEKACERYEMEIRTAGQFDLSILGMGPDGHVASIFDPKTGKIERAVTFTPPSGDPMVPRITMTFRALNSSRYVLFLIRGKEKKNRLADILKGVPLSASFVKGREKTVWFVEE
- a CDS encoding ABC transporter permease, which encodes MWYYYEKRKARSGTVISERIFKPAFKLFKRRTGLLAFIGMVILLFYVFLAIFAPLIAPYDPTVRVGRSLQPPSEKHLFGTDNLGRDIFSRVIYGSRIALMVAFFAVLIASAIGIPLGLLSGYIGGIFDRVLTLVMDAIYSFPGLILAIAVAAVLGPGIMNIAVSIAVVYAPTYFRVVRNQVASVKNELYVEAARALGARDWEILVKYVLPNVLPSVVVVLSMNLADAIMTEAGLSFLGLGIAPPTPDWGFDLSNGQRFILSRAWWGVLFPGLAIITSVLGFSMFSEGMSEIINPNVGERSK
- a CDS encoding ABC transporter ATP-binding protein — translated: MKVLELKNVSVRYRTEKGFVRAVENVSFDLEKGETLGLVGESGCGKSTLGFAIMKLLPEGTIVEGSIKVDGIDVSSLSNEEMRKIRGSKVSMIFQDPMTSLNPILRIGDHFVEMILTHRPDLSEEEARELAASALEDVGINRNRLRDYPFQFSGGMRQRVMIALSIVLNPAVLIADEPTTSLDVIVQAQIMELLEKLSREHSTSMILITHDMGLVAEAADRIGVMYAGHLVELATKERIFTEPLHPYTVALLESIPNTDINDRELKYIPGSPPDLSNPPKGCRFAPRCEKAMKICREKEPPEFEVDGTRVKCWLYGGDRNGSD